In Coriobacteriia bacterium, the DNA window GGATTGAGCGGATCCGGTTGGCAGCAATTGCAGACCCCGACGATGGCACGCTCTCACTGCTCATTCGGGTATTCGCGCCCGTCGCCGGTGAACACAAGCGCATCGCTGTCAAGCGGCTGCGCCGTTCATGGATTCGAGAGAGCCTGCCCGCATGCGCCCAGCGTTTCGTGGCGATATCAGTTCATTCGGAGACGAAGAAGTCATGTTCAACTGGAGCAAGTATCTAGACCTCGCCAGTGAGCTCGCTGTCACAGATGGCGCTAGTCCGCTTGCCGAGGCTTCATGGCGAACATCCGTGAGTCGAGCCTACTATGCGGCTTACTGTGTGACGGTTGAGTGGATGGAGAGTATGTTCATCCCCAAAAACGCAGACGAGCATATGGGCGAACACGAGCGGTGGTACACGAGTCTCGAACTGCGTAGCGACGACGCTTGTGACTTGGTTGATGCTCTGCGCGCGCTCAAGGCCGAGCGAGTCGCAGCGGACTACAAGTCGCATGAATCAATAACCGCTAGCACCGCCACCGAGGCGTGCGAAGAGGCGCGAGGAATTCTCCAGGATCTAAGCTTCCTTAGCTGACCAGCTTTATGCGGTTCGAAGCGCATCCAGTATCGCCCACCATTCATGAATGAAGGCCCGGAGGCATTCTTTTCGAGGAAGCCGAAGAGGCCTTTCCACTGGTAGGACCCTATGCGACCGTCCTCGACGGACAGGTTACAAAGTACGCCAGCCAGCACCTCGCGCTTGGTGGTCTCATCGGCGGCGTCGAAGTCGATGCGAGCACCCGCCCCGGTACGCGCCAGCGCTTCTACCTGCGCTGATAGGCCCTCGGGTGCTTCGGTCAGGCTCGAGATGCGGTTTTCCAAAGTGCGCCGCTCCTCGTCGAGCTCTGCTACCTTGGCGGCGTATGCCTCACGACTGACCACGCCGTCGAGCAGCTTGTCGAGCAACGCCGATGCACGCGCGGCATTCTGTGCTAGCGCGGCGTCGAAGGCCCCGCGATCGCGCGCCGCCGCCCTGCGGGCGTCGCCTTCGCGAAGGCGGGCCTCCTCGACGAGCGCCTCCACGATGTCGGGCGTGATGGCGATGGGGTCGAGCACGTCAGCGACCTCGGCCATGAGGAGCTCCTCGCGGGTGTAGGCCCGCTGGGAGCAGTCGCCCTTGTCGTGGGTGCAGCGGTAGTAGGTCAAACCCTTGTGGGCCCCGGCGGTTATCTTGGCTCCGCACTCGGCGCAGTACAGGAAGTCTCTGAGGACGCAGGAGCGCCTCTGGGCGTTGTTCGCGCGAGCTGTCTGTGGACGGGTGCCCGCTACTGCCAGATACTCTGACAACAGGTAGCGTCGAAAGAGGGGATATGCCGTGAGTGTCGGGGCAGCACCTATGGACGTGGCGACAGCGGCCCAAGTCCGCGACGCAGTTGCGCAACTTGCCGGGATTCGTTCCTCACTTCAGCCGAGTCTGATGGACTATTTGGCCATTGCGGCATCAATGCTTGGCGCCGTGTTCGCGGGTGCGGCGGCATTGGTCGCCGCAAGGAGCCTCAGACACACGGCCACTGCCCTCGCCGACTCACGCATTGCCGCTGATGCAGCTGTTGAGTCCACGGAAATTGCGCGGCGCGCGTCTGCAACCCAGCAGTTGGACCGCCTAGTCGCAGAGTTCGTGTCGAAGGAGTACCTCATACGCTTCTGGACTCTGGATGTGCTACTTCGCGAGATGTGGGGTGTCAGGGCCGACTACGGTACAGTCGTCTTTCGTGTGTTGCCGTTTCCGCCGAAACAGCAAGGCATCGCGGGAATGCTGGCACCAGAAGTAGCTCCCGACCGTGAGTTCTCGCTCGCCGACACAATCGCACCTGCATATTGTCGAAAGTGGGGGCACCTTGACGAGGTTGGCTTCATGCGGGATGCCTTGGGTCCACCGTGGTCGACATCACGTTCGGACCTGCCAGCGGCCTATGGCCTTGTGCTACGGCTCTGGTCTTGGGTCGTGGCTGGTGAGCCATCCGCAGTTGTAGATGGCGATGCTCGCTTCAGCGAC includes these proteins:
- a CDS encoding zinc ribbon domain-containing protein; this encodes MSEYLAVAGTRPQTARANNAQRRSCVLRDFLYCAECGAKITAGAHKGLTYYRCTHDKGDCSQRAYTREELLMAEVADVLDPIAITPDIVEALVEEARLREGDARRAAARDRGAFDAALAQNAARASALLDKLLDGVVSREAYAAKVAELDEERRTLENRISSLTEAPEGLSAQVEALARTGAGARIDFDAADETTKREVLAGVLCNLSVEDGRIGSYQWKGLFGFLEKNASGPSFMNGGRYWMRFEPHKAGQLRKLRSWRIPRASSHASVAVLAVIDSCDL